One genomic region from Candidatus Poribacteria bacterium encodes:
- a CDS encoding class I SAM-dependent DNA methyltransferase: MSNESATIVQKLWNFCNVLRDDGVSYGDYVEQLTYLLFLKLADEQTKPPHNKPSTIPAGLDWESLRNESGTELETQYVKILRELSNAQGLLGVIFRKSQNRIQTPANLQRLIHLINAENWSGMTADIKGTIYEGLLQKNAEDTKSGAGQYFTPRPLIKAMVAVMRPEPMQTICDPACGTGGFFLAAHDYISENYSSTMTREQKEFLRFSTFAGTDIVDNVVRLCVMNLYLHGIGGTESPITTDDSLSRDTGARYDMVLTNPPFGNRSSITIATDGGKRSNTLLTYERDDFWATTSNKQFNFLQHIKTTLKTDGSAAVVLPDNVLFERGAGETIRQQLLKQFDVHTLLRLPTGIFYAQGVKANVLFFDKRPAREEPWTQKLWIYDLRTNKNFTLKTNPLTDTDLQDFITVYKSDNRDDRTETEQFRAFSYEELIEREHVNLDIFWLKEDSVEDAADLPTPDVLVSEITENLESALAQFQNIQAELEGND, translated from the coding sequence ATGTCAAACGAATCCGCAACAATTGTCCAGAAACTCTGGAATTTCTGTAATGTCCTTCGAGATGATGGGGTTAGTTACGGCGATTACGTCGAACAACTCACCTATCTGTTGTTCCTCAAGCTCGCCGACGAACAGACAAAACCGCCTCACAACAAACCTTCAACAATTCCTGCAGGTTTAGATTGGGAAAGTTTACGCAACGAAAGCGGTACCGAGTTAGAAACGCAATATGTCAAAATCCTCCGAGAATTGAGTAATGCGCAAGGCTTACTCGGTGTAATCTTCCGAAAATCACAGAACCGCATCCAAACGCCCGCGAACCTACAACGACTTATCCATCTCATCAACGCCGAGAACTGGAGCGGGATGACAGCCGACATCAAAGGCACTATCTACGAAGGACTTCTACAGAAAAACGCCGAAGATACCAAAAGCGGAGCAGGGCAGTATTTTACACCGCGTCCACTCATCAAGGCGATGGTTGCAGTGATGCGTCCCGAACCGATGCAAACGATCTGTGATCCAGCATGCGGCACCGGTGGCTTCTTTCTCGCTGCGCATGATTATATCTCCGAAAATTATAGCAGTACGATGACTCGCGAACAGAAGGAATTCCTTAGGTTTAGCACCTTCGCTGGCACAGACATCGTTGATAACGTCGTCCGCCTCTGTGTGATGAATCTATACTTGCACGGTATCGGTGGCACCGAGAGTCCAATTACAACCGATGATAGCCTTAGCAGAGACACTGGTGCCCGCTACGACATGGTGCTTACCAATCCACCGTTCGGAAATAGGAGTAGCATTACAATTGCCACCGATGGCGGTAAACGCAGCAACACATTGCTTACTTATGAGCGCGATGATTTTTGGGCAACCACATCAAATAAACAGTTCAACTTCCTTCAACACATCAAAACCACTCTGAAAACGGATGGAAGCGCCGCTGTCGTCCTCCCAGACAACGTACTTTTTGAACGTGGCGCAGGGGAAACAATTCGCCAGCAGCTGCTGAAACAATTTGATGTCCACACCCTCTTGCGACTGCCGACTGGGATCTTTTATGCCCAAGGTGTCAAGGCGAATGTGCTCTTTTTCGATAAGAGACCCGCACGTGAAGAACCCTGGACCCAGAAACTCTGGATCTACGATCTACGGACAAATAAAAACTTTACACTCAAAACAAATCCGCTGACAGACACCGATCTACAAGATTTTATCACTGTTTACAAATCAGATAACCGCGACGATCGGACTGAGACCGAGCAATTTCGCGCCTTCAGCTATGAAGAACTCATCGAACGCGAGCATGTCAACCTTGACATCTTCTGGCTAAAGGAGGACTCCGTTGAAGATGCAGCAGACCTTCCTACGCCAGATGTATTAGTGTCGGAAATCACTGAGAATTTAGAGTCCGCGTTAGCACAATTTCAAAATATCCAAGCAGAATTAGAGGGCAACGATTAA
- a CDS encoding MFS transporter — translation MRLKPIQLLTVYLPVLLIDFAFSNVLTNTSFYTSYLGLSTTFLGVLMAVSTGFFALLAIPLGKLSDRIERRYILYAACLLLSVVSIALALCRNSEHLMSVFPGIGISMALFFPAYEAWLAEQEGEGELIHRIMLFNLFWSIGMTLGPAFSSYLYDDANPFRPFYLAGIFAILTLVTIWASRISKSDPSNITDHTDESDSESPEILYPSLPVRMTYLHLARCANFVSWFALGVLRQLAPKLTLEMGIRPAIYGNLMLILGGVQTLAFVILGTGYSTRWHYRFSPLLIIQLLAILSFLSIGLVQHTILWGFAFAVIGVSVAFTYFSSLYYGLDRHADKGNKSGWHEAILGVGILLGPFLGGISADSSLGTQSPYLLCAVAIGIAILIEILILLKNPQHQADSR, via the coding sequence ATGCGCCTAAAACCGATCCAACTACTCACCGTTTATCTACCCGTCCTATTGATTGACTTTGCCTTTAGCAATGTCCTAACAAATACCTCTTTTTATACCAGTTATTTAGGGCTTTCGACAACGTTTCTTGGCGTGTTGATGGCAGTTAGCACAGGGTTTTTCGCGCTGCTCGCTATCCCACTTGGTAAACTCTCAGATCGGATTGAGCGTCGGTATATTCTTTACGCCGCGTGTCTGCTACTTAGTGTCGTCAGCATTGCCCTTGCCCTATGCCGAAATAGCGAACATCTGATGAGTGTTTTTCCGGGAATCGGCATCAGTATGGCACTCTTCTTTCCCGCTTACGAGGCATGGCTCGCTGAACAAGAAGGCGAAGGTGAATTAATCCACCGGATTATGCTCTTCAACCTCTTCTGGAGCATCGGCATGACCTTAGGTCCGGCGTTCTCAAGTTATCTGTACGACGACGCAAACCCGTTTAGACCTTTCTACCTCGCTGGTATTTTCGCCATACTCACCTTAGTAACAATTTGGGCTTCTCGTATTTCCAAATCCGACCCATCAAATATAACTGACCACACAGATGAATCGGACTCGGAATCACCTGAGATACTGTATCCATCTCTACCTGTTCGGATGACGTATCTCCATCTGGCACGTTGTGCGAATTTTGTCTCATGGTTCGCGCTCGGTGTGCTCCGCCAACTCGCCCCAAAACTCACATTAGAGATGGGAATACGTCCGGCAATATACGGAAATTTGATGCTGATACTCGGTGGTGTTCAAACACTGGCGTTCGTCATCCTTGGGACCGGTTACTCAACGCGGTGGCATTATCGTTTTAGCCCGCTACTGATTATTCAATTGCTGGCAATTTTGAGTTTCCTCAGTATAGGGTTGGTACAGCACACGATTCTCTGGGGTTTCGCTTTTGCGGTTATCGGTGTATCTGTAGCGTTTACTTACTTCAGTAGCCTCTACTATGGACTGGACCGACATGCGGATAAGGGGAATAAGAGTGGATGGCACGAAGCAATATTAGGTGTTGGAATTCTGTTAGGTCCGTTCCTTGGCGGTATCTCCGCAGATTCATCATTGGGTACGCAGAGTCCTTATCTGCTCTGTGCAGTAGCGATTGGAATCGCGATTCTCATAGAGATTCTTATTCTGCTCAAGAACCCTCAACATCAAGCAGATTCTCGTTGA
- a CDS encoding muconate cycloisomerase: protein MRKIAHVDVYPTAVGMKDIFNIGTGFVGDASSAGDHVFVKITTDDGYVGWGEQRALPSWSYETTESITTTIRHYIAPLLLGRNPLDLNQIHHAIYDALKPAVSNGHPFAKAAVDIALHDLNGCILDVPVHALFGGKRHDALPLCYALSIDTPEIMGLKAKALSPCSCFKVKVAGVPAEDEERLRAVHEAMPDAKLWIDANQSYTPSNALELLKRVSDIREIYCMEQPVASQDWFGMKRVCEDAPIPIAIDEGCFTYFDLAKIARLECADAVVLKVCKSGGLAECLKSVHVAEANGLELLGSGLTEAGIGFIASVHLFSTLDLVLPAELNAPAFLATMAVSGVEIHDHIVTVPEGPGLGVTPDEDYINENLLDVEGS from the coding sequence ATGCGTAAAATAGCACACGTAGACGTTTATCCCACTGCTGTTGGGATGAAAGACATCTTTAATATCGGGACGGGATTTGTCGGAGATGCCAGTTCCGCAGGCGATCACGTCTTCGTTAAAATTACAACGGACGATGGCTACGTCGGTTGGGGGGAACAGCGCGCACTCCCTTCATGGAGTTACGAGACGACCGAATCCATCACGACCACCATTCGACATTACATTGCACCGCTACTACTCGGACGCAATCCTTTGGATCTCAATCAGATCCATCACGCCATCTATGACGCATTGAAACCCGCTGTCAGCAACGGACACCCGTTTGCGAAAGCTGCTGTAGACATCGCTTTACATGACCTCAATGGATGTATCCTTGATGTACCGGTACATGCCCTCTTCGGTGGCAAACGGCACGATGCCCTTCCCCTCTGCTATGCCTTGAGCATTGATACACCCGAAATAATGGGGTTGAAAGCGAAGGCTTTGTCACCCTGTTCCTGTTTCAAAGTGAAGGTCGCTGGTGTTCCAGCGGAGGATGAAGAACGCTTACGCGCAGTGCACGAAGCGATGCCAGATGCCAAACTCTGGATCGATGCCAATCAGTCCTATACGCCATCGAATGCCCTTGAATTGCTAAAGCGAGTTTCGGATATTCGTGAGATTTACTGCATGGAGCAGCCCGTGGCGAGTCAAGATTGGTTCGGCATGAAGCGGGTGTGTGAGGACGCACCGATTCCAATCGCCATTGACGAGGGATGCTTCACCTACTTTGACTTGGCGAAAATTGCGCGTTTGGAATGTGCAGATGCTGTTGTGTTGAAAGTGTGTAAATCTGGTGGGTTAGCGGAATGCCTCAAGAGTGTTCACGTTGCCGAAGCCAATGGGCTTGAACTCCTCGGCAGCGGTTTGACAGAAGCCGGGATCGGTTTCATCGCGAGTGTCCATCTGTTTTCAACTTTGGATTTGGTTCTCCCCGCTGAACTCAACGCACCTGCTTTTCTGGCAACTATGGCGGTGAGCGGTGTCGAAATCCACGATCATATTGTCACGGTGCCGGAGGGTCCAGGGCTCGGCGTTACACCTGATGAAGACTACATCAACGAGAATCTGCTTGATGTTGAGGGTTCTTGA
- a CDS encoding sulfatase-like hydrolase/transferase: protein MAKQPNIIFLMTDQQRFDTVGALGNPIIQTPGLDRLVREGTSFTSAYCPSAVCVASRCSFLLGQWPHQTECTSNSAMPQDRVSVMELLNEAGYQTHGIGKMHFTPQGRKMWGFETRDYSEEGPGPDDFTEFLGGNGYDHIVAPHGERSEYYYIPQPSQLPARLHHTQWVGDRTLQFLSQRDTNRPFLCWSSFIKPHPPFESPVPWNRLYRTVEMPLPFFPPDYEHLHTYWNRHQNRYKYRDQGRDMNLLRTMRAAYYAAISFIDYQVGRILDYLESEGELDNTLILYTSDHGELLGDYDCYGKRSFLDAAARIPLLVRYPERFAANTQCDVPTSLVDVLPTSLGAAGLSPESDRSGVDLADLATGRAQRDAIVGQLGQEGTGLYMLLTDEYKYIYSAADRQEWLFRRLPGRLDERSLTGNPAYGRILNDYRKRLIGWLREDGYELPLDGDNWREFPPPAEPENPDAGQLFQDGRSVSDQLPPGYSPHIDPLRPPKE, encoded by the coding sequence ATGGCAAAACAACCAAATATAATTTTCCTCATGACGGATCAACAGCGTTTTGATACTGTTGGCGCACTTGGAAATCCAATTATTCAGACACCGGGATTAGATCGTCTTGTTCGGGAGGGCACAAGTTTTACGTCGGCGTATTGCCCGTCTGCTGTGTGCGTAGCGTCCCGTTGTAGTTTCCTGCTCGGGCAGTGGCCACACCAGACGGAATGTACGAGCAATTCCGCAATGCCCCAAGATCGCGTTTCAGTGATGGAGCTGCTCAATGAAGCAGGCTACCAGACGCACGGTATCGGTAAGATGCATTTCACACCACAAGGACGCAAAATGTGGGGGTTTGAAACGCGAGACTATTCCGAAGAAGGTCCCGGTCCCGATGATTTTACGGAATTTCTGGGTGGAAACGGCTATGACCATATCGTTGCACCACACGGCGAGCGGAGTGAATACTACTATATCCCGCAACCCTCACAACTTCCTGCGCGCTTGCACCACACGCAGTGGGTTGGGGACAGAACCCTCCAATTCCTGTCTCAACGCGATACGAATCGACCGTTTTTGTGTTGGAGTAGTTTTATCAAACCGCATCCACCGTTTGAATCACCGGTGCCGTGGAATCGGCTCTATCGCACAGTCGAAATGCCCCTTCCATTCTTCCCACCAGATTATGAGCATCTGCATACCTACTGGAATCGGCATCAAAATCGCTATAAATACCGTGACCAAGGACGGGACATGAATCTTCTCCGCACGATGCGGGCGGCTTACTATGCAGCCATCTCTTTCATCGATTATCAGGTGGGTCGAATCCTCGACTACCTTGAATCGGAAGGCGAACTTGATAACACGCTAATCTTATACACGTCCGACCACGGCGAATTGCTCGGCGACTATGATTGCTACGGGAAACGCTCTTTCCTTGACGCTGCCGCTCGGATTCCGCTGCTCGTCCGTTATCCAGAACGTTTCGCTGCAAACACCCAATGCGACGTTCCAACGAGCCTTGTTGATGTGCTGCCGACGAGTCTTGGCGCAGCGGGGCTATCGCCGGAATCAGATCGAAGCGGTGTTGATCTTGCGGATCTTGCCACAGGACGCGCACAACGGGATGCAATCGTTGGGCAATTGGGACAAGAAGGCACAGGACTCTATATGCTCTTGACGGATGAGTATAAATACATCTACTCTGCCGCCGATCGGCAGGAATGGCTCTTCAGGCGTTTGCCCGGAAGACTTGATGAACGAAGTCTCACTGGCAATCCCGCTTATGGTAGAATTCTCAACGACTATCGGAAACGCTTGATTGGATGGCTCCGCGAGGATGGTTACGAGTTACCGCTTGATGGCGATAACTGGCGCGAATTCCCCCCACCTGCCGAACCTGAGAATCCGGATGCGGGTCAACTTTTCCAAGATGGACGTTCCGTGAGTGATCAGTTGCCACCAGGGTATTCGCCGCATATTGATCCCTTGAGACCGCCAAAGGAATAA
- a CDS encoding sugar kinase translates to MYDLVTFGEAMIRLTAPEYMRLEQVSSLAITAGGAEMNVAVNAAQLGLRTAWVSRLVDNWSGRYIRNKGRELGVDMSNIVWVDFDGVGLERNGFYHLEMGAGPRASSVTYDRGYSAISNVQVGEIDWASIFSGARWFHLSGITPALSASAAAVSAEALKAARAAGVKTSYDLNFRSKLWSAEEAQAANRPMIEHVSVLIGNEEDFEKSLGFAAEGTTEAYSSLEPESYKAVAERVKEAFPNVEMIGTTLRDAKTGWLNDWRTLLFDGEEFYLSRIYEDLELVDRVGGGDSFSSGLIYSLLNGKSPQEAVDFAGGYSALAHTFPGDFNWATVEEAEKAMQAGGVRISR, encoded by the coding sequence ATGTACGATTTAGTCACATTTGGGGAAGCGATGATCCGACTCACCGCTCCGGAGTATATGCGGCTTGAACAGGTATCATCGTTGGCAATCACAGCAGGTGGTGCAGAGATGAACGTCGCTGTCAACGCTGCACAACTCGGATTGCGGACGGCATGGGTATCACGGCTCGTGGATAACTGGTCAGGACGTTATATCCGCAACAAAGGACGTGAACTCGGCGTGGATATGTCGAACATCGTTTGGGTGGATTTCGACGGCGTTGGCTTGGAGCGGAACGGGTTTTATCACCTCGAAATGGGAGCGGGACCGCGGGCAAGTAGTGTTACTTATGACCGCGGTTATTCTGCGATTTCCAACGTGCAGGTCGGAGAGATCGATTGGGCATCTATTTTCAGCGGTGCACGCTGGTTCCATCTCAGCGGAATTACACCCGCGTTGTCAGCGTCCGCGGCGGCTGTCTCGGCGGAAGCACTCAAAGCGGCACGCGCGGCAGGGGTCAAAACAAGTTACGATCTGAACTTCCGCTCTAAACTGTGGAGTGCTGAGGAAGCACAAGCGGCTAATCGACCGATGATAGAGCATGTCTCCGTTCTTATCGGTAATGAAGAGGATTTTGAGAAGTCCCTCGGTTTCGCGGCGGAAGGAACAACTGAAGCATATAGCAGCCTTGAACCTGAAAGTTACAAAGCAGTTGCAGAGCGTGTCAAGGAAGCTTTCCCGAATGTTGAAATGATCGGTACGACGTTGCGTGATGCCAAAACGGGTTGGTTGAACGATTGGCGGACGCTCCTGTTTGATGGTGAAGAGTTCTACCTGTCCCGTATCTATGAGGATTTGGAACTCGTAGACCGAGTGGGTGGTGGTGATAGTTTTTCGTCGGGACTCATCTATAGCCTCTTGAACGGAAAATCGCCACAGGAAGCCGTCGATTTCGCAGGCGGGTATTCCGCCTTGGCACATACTTTCCCCGGTGACTTTAATTGGGCAACTGTAGAAGAGGCAGAGAAAGCGATGCAGGCAGGGGGCGTGCGTATCAGCCGTTAA
- a CDS encoding UPF0175 family protein: protein MAKTELEVRFRLPLDEVLLKHKVDAEHKAKEAFVLDLLRQGDISAGRAARLLNISRWDLSELMYEAGISPFDDSLTVETLDAEVKRALKDFDEPNL, encoded by the coding sequence ATGGCAAAAACAGAACTTGAAGTCCGATTTAGATTACCGCTTGATGAGGTTTTACTGAAACACAAAGTGGACGCGGAGCACAAGGCGAAAGAGGCTTTTGTGCTTGACCTCCTACGTCAGGGTGACATTAGTGCTGGTAGGGCGGCGCGACTGCTAAATATTTCACGATGGGATCTCTCGGAACTGATGTATGAAGCCGGAATTTCCCCGTTTGACGACAGCCTCACCGTAGAAACGTTAGACGCTGAAGTTAAAAGAGCCTTGAAAGATTTTGATGAACCGAATCTATAA
- a CDS encoding ARMT1-like domain-containing protein, with translation MKTRLLENLLGCKLEDTLTAISSDPAEIETFLAKLPTDNLENYLTPQWVVLAAGKGTRIDATGRLSKTLDITFGEQNTLQHSRRYLPGNRPDIVVINPQMAARVEKSGSAARLLGPNAVFCIQEETNGTGGALQAALPTLQDSDAEWIGVAFGDEPFLARDIFAQTLLSHFLSGADVTLCGKVPETVVDKGGLFFDADGRLTGTKEWYDMTETEKQEMWDRWHNGEAYTNTGITLIRKSALMERIHRLQPHTNRNDELHHVDLIRHCYEDGLKTNAFIYRGEVLSGVNRWSNVLSGEDTLFAQTRASLAQKGVHVDPAAQITLNSEDIEIGTACYLIGRVHLGEKVQIGDYCRLENVTLLGSTRVGDSVGLQGVTANDTTFESNPLPETLSAPVQGLATRSTIKNSTFDAVSVGNNVQLSAVAAHGTVIPADINLSNRTLGVPLAQTPPGVPKTLFDQVVPREYIPGVFTFGEKRELPDWEGLRQHVTSHSATELIPRATRNSQLQQITNKAVETLLDIRRVNGDYLIESLTSEEVWGSIFEMVTLHTGNPNPYHYDKRKARQTALELLPEFWKDSWLRRLKLVVAGNIIDYSSERVMKRLNANPDYFSEVLRAAVEAPFAIDCYEQFCEKVIDTTSQNILWLADNDGEVIFDIAFVQDLIQCGHRISIVGKVDNASNDATLADLHEIVNYSQFQELQTAMRDGVVKLMSSGAKTIGTNLYRGAPEFFNALLEADIVISKGQGNFFTTPGWLKDTFYLLLSKGLTAEQSTGVVADRNQTIDGLILAYLPGGTKRVATLRELCYSSDS, from the coding sequence ATGAAGACCCGTCTTCTTGAAAACCTCCTCGGTTGCAAACTGGAAGATACACTCACGGCGATCTCATCAGATCCTGCTGAAATTGAAACTTTCCTCGCGAAACTCCCAACAGACAACCTCGAAAACTATCTCACACCCCAGTGGGTTGTGCTTGCTGCCGGTAAAGGCACGCGCATTGATGCCACAGGACGCTTGAGCAAAACACTGGATATCACCTTCGGTGAGCAGAACACACTTCAGCACTCGCGGCGTTACCTACCGGGGAACCGTCCTGACATTGTCGTTATCAACCCACAGATGGCAGCACGTGTTGAGAAAAGCGGATCCGCCGCGCGACTGCTGGGTCCGAATGCCGTTTTTTGTATTCAAGAAGAGACGAACGGCACAGGAGGCGCGTTGCAAGCAGCACTGCCAACACTTCAAGATTCCGACGCGGAATGGATCGGCGTGGCATTCGGTGATGAGCCGTTTTTGGCGCGCGACATTTTCGCACAGACACTGCTTTCCCACTTCCTCTCTGGTGCGGATGTTACCCTCTGTGGCAAGGTGCCTGAAACGGTTGTGGATAAGGGTGGACTTTTTTTCGACGCAGACGGGAGACTCACCGGGACCAAAGAGTGGTATGACATGACGGAGACAGAAAAGCAGGAAATGTGGGACCGATGGCACAACGGCGAGGCGTATACCAACACAGGGATCACCCTCATTCGGAAAAGCGCGTTGATGGAACGGATACACCGGTTACAACCGCATACAAACCGCAACGATGAACTCCACCACGTTGATCTCATCCGACACTGCTATGAAGACGGACTGAAAACGAATGCTTTTATCTATCGCGGCGAGGTGTTATCCGGTGTCAACCGTTGGTCCAACGTCCTATCCGGTGAAGATACACTGTTTGCCCAGACGCGGGCATCTCTCGCACAGAAAGGGGTCCATGTTGATCCAGCAGCACAGATAACCCTGAACAGTGAAGATATTGAGATCGGCACGGCGTGTTATTTAATAGGCAGGGTGCATCTCGGCGAAAAGGTTCAGATTGGGGACTATTGTCGGCTTGAAAACGTTACGTTACTCGGATCAACAAGGGTAGGTGATTCCGTAGGACTACAGGGTGTCACCGCAAACGACACGACGTTTGAATCAAATCCTTTACCTGAAACACTATCGGCACCGGTGCAAGGACTCGCGACACGGAGTACCATCAAAAATTCCACCTTTGATGCGGTGAGTGTTGGGAACAACGTCCAACTCTCAGCGGTCGCTGCGCATGGAACAGTGATTCCCGCCGACATCAACCTGTCAAATCGGACGCTTGGTGTGCCACTGGCTCAGACTCCACCCGGTGTACCGAAGACGCTTTTCGATCAGGTTGTGCCCCGTGAATATATCCCTGGGGTTTTCACCTTTGGTGAAAAAAGAGAACTACCGGATTGGGAGGGCCTTCGGCAGCATGTAACATCACATAGTGCTACAGAATTGATCCCACGTGCGACGCGCAATTCACAATTGCAACAGATCACGAACAAGGCTGTAGAAACACTCTTGGATATCCGGCGCGTCAATGGGGATTATCTCATTGAGTCCCTCACGTCTGAAGAAGTATGGGGTAGCATCTTCGAGATGGTAACGCTTCATACCGGTAACCCGAACCCTTACCATTACGATAAACGCAAGGCACGACAAACAGCACTCGAACTCCTTCCAGAGTTTTGGAAAGATAGCTGGTTAAGACGATTGAAACTCGTTGTTGCGGGAAATATCATCGACTATAGCAGCGAACGGGTCATGAAGAGATTGAACGCAAATCCCGATTATTTCTCTGAAGTCCTACGTGCTGCGGTCGAAGCACCTTTCGCTATTGACTGTTATGAACAGTTCTGTGAAAAGGTAATTGACACGACTTCCCAGAACATTCTCTGGCTCGCCGACAACGACGGAGAGGTAATCTTCGACATAGCGTTTGTTCAGGACCTCATTCAATGCGGACACCGTATCTCTATTGTCGGAAAAGTGGACAACGCCAGCAATGACGCGACCCTTGCAGATCTGCATGAAATAGTGAACTATTCGCAATTCCAAGAACTACAGACAGCGATGCGTGACGGAGTTGTTAAACTCATGTCATCAGGGGCAAAGACGATTGGGACAAATCTGTACCGTGGAGCCCCAGAATTTTTCAATGCGCTGTTAGAGGCAGACATCGTTATTTCAAAAGGGCAAGGGAACTTCTTTACGACCCCGGGTTGGCTAAAAGACACATTCTATTTACTGCTTTCCAAAGGTTTGACTGCGGAACAGAGTACTGGCGTTGTGGCGGATCGAAATCAGACAATTGACGGATTAATCCTGGCTTACCTTCCGGGTGGTACAAAGCGGGTCGCCACGCTCCGAGAACTCTGTTACAGCAGTGATTCTTAA
- a CDS encoding molybdopterin-dependent oxidoreductase — MKRRTFIKLSAISAAGMVLPLRLEANAAAVPQLKPHTLITPNADFYILQIGDPVELNAATWRLPITGLTEKLVTLRLEDITAMESVTAMRTLKCIGDPIGTEQMSNAVWKGVRLRELLEKVDPKPEAKVVVFRCADGYHTAIPLEKAMREETLLAYEMNGEPLPTEHGFPVRLLNPGHYGTKNPKWIINIQLAKEHESYWEKRGWDPIANVKLATMIGTPNEGEEIPGGKVYTVSGAAFDADNHGGIKKVEVSIDYGQTWEEAEIWAKDTPLAWVLWKWEWQVPEKAEPVEIYARATGNSGVTQDEIGIEVEPVGATGYHMIDAAIVMP, encoded by the coding sequence ATGAAGAGACGAACGTTCATAAAATTGAGCGCGATTAGTGCAGCGGGAATGGTGTTGCCCCTTCGATTGGAAGCAAACGCGGCAGCAGTGCCACAACTTAAGCCGCACACACTGATAACCCCGAATGCCGACTTCTATATCCTACAGATCGGCGATCCTGTTGAACTTAACGCAGCGACATGGCGATTGCCGATCACCGGTCTCACCGAAAAACTTGTCACGTTGCGACTTGAAGACATCACTGCGATGGAGTCCGTCACGGCGATGCGAACGCTGAAGTGTATCGGCGACCCGATCGGCACGGAACAGATGAGCAACGCGGTGTGGAAAGGCGTTCGGCTGCGCGAGCTGCTTGAAAAAGTCGATCCGAAACCTGAAGCCAAAGTGGTCGTTTTCCGCTGCGCAGATGGCTATCACACAGCGATTCCGTTGGAAAAGGCGATGCGGGAAGAGACGCTCCTCGCTTATGAGATGAACGGTGAACCACTCCCAACTGAACACGGCTTTCCTGTCCGATTGCTTAACCCGGGCCATTACGGCACGAAGAATCCAAAATGGATCATCAACATCCAATTGGCGAAGGAACATGAAAGTTATTGGGAAAAACGGGGTTGGGATCCAATCGCGAACGTGAAACTCGCCACAATGATAGGCACACCGAATGAAGGTGAGGAAATTCCAGGCGGCAAGGTTTACACAGTGAGCGGTGCGGCGTTTGATGCGGACAACCACGGTGGCATTAAGAAAGTAGAAGTCAGCATCGACTACGGACAGACATGGGAAGAGGCAGAAATTTGGGCAAAGGATACCCCGCTTGCGTGGGTGCTCTGGAAATGGGAGTGGCAGGTACCTGAAAAGGCAGAACCTGTTGAGATTTACGCGAGAGCCACCGGCAACAGTGGTGTAACGCAAGACGAAATCGGAATTGAAGTGGAACCGGTTGGCGCGACAGGCTATCACATGATCGACGCAGCGATTGTGATGCCATAA